One segment of Ziziphus jujuba cultivar Dongzao chromosome 12, ASM3175591v1 DNA contains the following:
- the LOC107428179 gene encoding uncharacterized protein LOC107428179 isoform X1 has protein sequence MFSPFYCILMTNNSGGETLTSFDNSFAKLPDHLLTEIFIRVPVSEWVQISCVKKQWANLFREEYFWQAALVRTYPLASQAKRWPGPIPRGLSRRRYAALYVSRHIFSLDDEIDEIVGHAYLFLKEQLERSTMPPPSGILHGTIIDQFIACGKTRDTAHELASQIWLAVLDNLEENEHTFLILKRLALEGDVFLPYPYSRSVKVQWRVFEKLFTDFRDCFNHVDYYDVLACAKNKFQPIPSSWLGY, from the exons ATGTTTTCGCCTTTCTATTG TATTCTAATGACAAATAATAGTGGAGGTGAAACTTTGACATCATTTGATAATTCATTTGCAAAGCTTCCTGATCATCTCCTCACAGAAATCTTTATCCGAGTTCCTGTGTCAGAGTGGGTACAAATATCTTGTGTGAAAAAGCAGTGGGCCAACCTGTTTCGTGAAGAATATTTTTGGCAAGCAGCTTTAGTAAGGACCTATCCTTTGGCTAGCCAAGCTAAAAGGTGGCCTGGACCTATCCCACGAGGTTTGAGCCGGAG GAGATATGCAGCTCTGTATGTAAGTAGACACATATTTTCTCTGGACGATGAGATCGATGAAATTGTGGGACATgcttatttgtttttgaaagaGCAGCTCGAGCGTTCAACTATGCCACCTCCTTCTGGGATACTACATGGGACCATAATTG ATCAGTTTATTGCCTGTGGTAAAACAAGAGACACGGCTCATGAGCTTGCTTCCCAAATCTGGCTGGCTGTTCTTGACAATTTAGAGGAAAATGAGCACACGTTTCTAATACTCAAGCGCCTTGCACTAGAGGGTGAT GTTTTTCTTCCCTACCCATACTCAAGATCGGTCAAAGTCCAATGGAGGGTGTTCGAAAAGCTCTTCACCGACTTTCGTGACTGCTTCAATCATGTAGATTATTATGATGTCTTGGCTTGTGCAAAGAACAAGTTTCAGCCAATTCCATCTTCTTGGTTAGGTTACTAA
- the LOC107428179 gene encoding uncharacterized protein LOC107428179 isoform X2 — protein MTNNSGGETLTSFDNSFAKLPDHLLTEIFIRVPVSEWVQISCVKKQWANLFREEYFWQAALVRTYPLASQAKRWPGPIPRGLSRRRYAALYVSRHIFSLDDEIDEIVGHAYLFLKEQLERSTMPPPSGILHGTIIDQFIACGKTRDTAHELASQIWLAVLDNLEENEHTFLILKRLALEGDVFLPYPYSRSVKVQWRVFEKLFTDFRDCFNHVDYYDVLACAKNKFQPIPSSWLGY, from the exons ATGACAAATAATAGTGGAGGTGAAACTTTGACATCATTTGATAATTCATTTGCAAAGCTTCCTGATCATCTCCTCACAGAAATCTTTATCCGAGTTCCTGTGTCAGAGTGGGTACAAATATCTTGTGTGAAAAAGCAGTGGGCCAACCTGTTTCGTGAAGAATATTTTTGGCAAGCAGCTTTAGTAAGGACCTATCCTTTGGCTAGCCAAGCTAAAAGGTGGCCTGGACCTATCCCACGAGGTTTGAGCCGGAG GAGATATGCAGCTCTGTATGTAAGTAGACACATATTTTCTCTGGACGATGAGATCGATGAAATTGTGGGACATgcttatttgtttttgaaagaGCAGCTCGAGCGTTCAACTATGCCACCTCCTTCTGGGATACTACATGGGACCATAATTG ATCAGTTTATTGCCTGTGGTAAAACAAGAGACACGGCTCATGAGCTTGCTTCCCAAATCTGGCTGGCTGTTCTTGACAATTTAGAGGAAAATGAGCACACGTTTCTAATACTCAAGCGCCTTGCACTAGAGGGTGAT GTTTTTCTTCCCTACCCATACTCAAGATCGGTCAAAGTCCAATGGAGGGTGTTCGAAAAGCTCTTCACCGACTTTCGTGACTGCTTCAATCATGTAGATTATTATGATGTCTTGGCTTGTGCAAAGAACAAGTTTCAGCCAATTCCATCTTCTTGGTTAGGTTACTAA